A genomic segment from Dermacentor silvarum isolate Dsil-2018 chromosome 11, BIME_Dsil_1.4, whole genome shotgun sequence encodes:
- the LOC119433505 gene encoding A disintegrin and metalloproteinase with thrombospondin motifs adt-2-like isoform X2 has protein sequence MLTSLAVGVTLRLLLLVGSCSAQVGNVASEEPVQVFFEPDVLSVRIGDRRLYVPLSRKRASVESFPGGAASVKNCTYKGPVYEQGVSTTGRAVVIACPDEKRVHALIITAQGEAISVAPSQGHGDVSVELEDGGGHLVRRESPKSKFLTFWSKLSTRRRRATKTKAAVSRERAIELAVFVDTALSNAMATERALQTKLTAILEQVQLILEYRSLGKPLKLEIVNLELVDSKRGPSTGGGDIDAYLDNFCVWQCNRNQLAAKQGLGRWDHALMLSGLDLVKGNNSRVLGLAWVNGMCRCRYSCTLSEARSLEAALVVAHELGHSLGMHHDGPPDNRCDPDRFIMSAKTGAGKTGWSTCSGQYLEDFLSSRTSSCLASRTSQPVAELDGEPLPGQLFPADAQCKLALGTDYSAYTSSRSPFNNVCRELWCLEGSWASPAHPALDGTICAKGKHCREGSCVVRPAGQEGGRPCGLDKEGTPEHRGHHDDGLTPRRGAPWSTSYFPTLPESGTTGSVAGFPVGSKS, from the exons ATGCTAACGTCGCTAGCAGTCGGCGTGACGCTTCGCCTGCTTCTTCTGGTTGGCTCGTGCAGTGCCCAG GTCGGCAATGTGGCCAGCGAAGAGCCAGTCCAGGTGTTCTTCGAGCCAGACGTGCTGTCGGTGCGCATTGGAGACCGGAGGCTGTACGTGCCCCTTAGCCGCAAGCGTGCGTCAGTCGAGTCCTTCCCAGGCGGTGCGGCGTCCGTGAAGAACTGCACCTACAAGGGCCCGGTTTACGAGCAGGGTGTCAGCACCACGGGCCGAGCCGTAGTGATCGCGTGTCCCGATGAGAAACGAGTGCACGCCCTCATCATCACGGCCCAGGGCGAAGCGATCTCTGTGGCGCCGTCTCAGGGACACGGTGACGTGAGCGTCGAACTCGAAGATGGTGGCGGACACTTGGTGCGCCGTGAATCCCCGAAGTCCAAGTTTCTCACTTTCTGGAGCAAGCTGTCCACCAGAAGACGCAG GGCCACGAAGACGAAGGCGGCGGTATCCAGGGAGCGTGCCatcgagctcgcagtgttcgtcGACACCGCGCTCAGCAACGCGATGGCCACGGAGCGGGCACTGCAGACGAAGCTCACGGCTATCCTTGAACAG GTCCAGCTGATTCTGGAGTACCGATCGTTGGGAAAGCCACTTAAACTGGAGATCGTCAACCTCGAACTCGTCGACTCCAAG CGGGGTCCCAGCACTGGCGGTGGTGACATCGACGCTTACCTGGATAACTTCTGCGTGTGGCAGTGCAACCGCAACCAGCTGGCCGCGAAGCAGGGACTGGGACGCTGGGATCACGCACTCATGCTCTCGGGACTTGACCTCGTCAAG GGCAACAACAGCCGCGTGCTGGGCCTGGCGTGGGTGAACGGCATGTGCCGGTGCCGATACAGCTGCACCCTGAGCGAGGCGCGCAGCCTCGAGGCGGCGCTTGTGGTGGCGCACGAGTTGGGCCACTCGCTAGGCATGCACCACGACGGGCCGCCCGACAACCGCTGCGACCCGGACCGCTTCATCATGTCGGCCAAGACGGGCGCCGGAAAGACCGGCTGGTCCACGTGCTCGGGACAATACCTCGAGGACTTCCTCTC GAGCCGAACGTCGTCGTGCCTGGCGTCACGTACCAGCCAACCAGTGGCCGAGTTGGACGGAGAACCCCTGCCCGGCCAGCTTTTCCCGGCGGACGCCCAGTGCAAGCTGGCTCTGGGAACGGACTACAGTGCGTACACTTCGTCCAGGAGCCCCTTCAAT AACGTATGCCGTGAACTGTGGTGCCTGGAAGGATCCTGGGCCAGCCCCGCTCACCCGGCCCTGGACGGCACCATATGCGCTAAGGGCAAG CATTGCCGCGAGGGGTCGTGCGTGGTGCGTCCGGCGGGCCAGGAAGGCGGCAGACCCTGCGGCCTCGACAAAGAGGGCACCCCGGAGCACCGTGGTCACCACGACGACGGACTAACCCCACGACGCGGCGCTCCGTGGTCAACGTCGTATTTCCCGACATTACCAGAATCTGGAACAACTGGTTCCGTCGCGGGTTTCCCAGTTGGTTCTAAAAGCTAA
- the LOC119433505 gene encoding A disintegrin and metalloproteinase with thrombospondin motifs adt-2-like isoform X1: MLTSLAVGVTLRLLLLVGSCSAQVGNVASEEPVQVFFEPDVLSVRIGDRRLYVPLSRKRASVESFPGGAASVKNCTYKGPVYEQGVSTTGRAVVIACPDEKRVHALIITAQGEAISVAPSQGHGDVSVELEDGGGHLVRRESPKSKFLTFWSKLSTRRRRATKTKAAVSRERAIELAVFVDTALSNAMATERALQTKLTAILEQVQLILEYRSLGKPLKLEIVNLELVDSKRGPSTGGGDIDAYLDNFCVWQCNRNQLAAKQGLGRWDHALMLSGLDLVKGNNSRVLGLAWVNGMCRCRYSCTLSEARSLEAALVVAHELGHSLGMHHDGPPDNRCDPDRFIMSAKTGAGKTGWSTCSGQYLEDFLSSRTSSCLASRTSQPVAELDGEPLPGQLFPADAQCKLALGTDYSAYTSSRSPFNNVCRELWCLEGSWASPAHPALDGTICAKGKHCREGSCVVRPAGQEGGRPCGLDKEGTPEHRGHHDDGLTPRRGAPWSTSYFPTLPESGTTGSVAGFPVGSKS, from the exons ATGCTAACGTCGCTAGCAGTCGGCGTGACGCTTCGCCTGCTTCTTCTGGTTGGCTCGTGCAGTGCCCAG GTCGGCAATGTGGCCAGCGAAGAGCCAGTCCAGGTGTTCTTCGAGCCAGACGTGCTGTCGGTGCGCATTGGAGACCGGAGGCTGTACGTGCCCCTTAGCCGCAAGCGTGCGTCAGTCGAGTCCTTCCCAGGCGGTGCGGCGTCCGTGAAGAACTGCACCTACAAGGGCCCGGTTTACGAGCAGGGTGTCAGCACCACGGGCCGAGCCGTAGTGATCGCGTGTCCCGATGAGAAACGAGTGCACGCCCTCATCATCACGGCCCAGGGCGAAGCGATCTCTGTGGCGCCGTCTCAGGGACACGGTGACGTGAGCGTCGAACTCGAAGATGGTGGCGGACACTTGGTGCGCCGTGAATCCCCGAAGTCCAAGTTTCTCACTTTCTGGAGCAAGCTGTCCACCAGAAGACGCAG GGCCACGAAGACGAAGGCGGCGGTATCCAGGGAGCGTGCCatcgagctcgcagtgttcgtcGACACCGCGCTCAGCAACGCGATGGCCACGGAGCGGGCACTGCAGACGAAGCTCACGGCTATCCTTGAACAG GTCCAGCTGATTCTGGAGTACCGATCGCTGGGAAAGCCGCTTAAACTGGAGATCGTCAACCTCGAACTCGTCGACTCCAAG CGGGGTCCCAGCACTGGCGGTGGTGACATCGACGCTTACCTGGATAACTTCTGCGTGTGGCAGTGCAACCGCAACCAGCTGGCCGCGAAGCAGGGACTGGGACGCTGGGATCACGCACTCATGCTCTCGGGACTTGACCTCGTCAAG GGCAACAACAGCCGCGTGCTGGGCCTGGCGTGGGTGAACGGCATGTGCCGGTGCCGATACAGCTGCACCCTGAGCGAGGCGCGCAGCCTCGAGGCGGCGCTTGTGGTGGCGCACGAGTTGGGCCACTCGCTAGGCATGCACCACGACGGGCCGCCCGACAACCGCTGCGACCCGGACCGCTTCATCATGTCGGCCAAGACGGGCGCCGGAAAGACCGGCTGGTCCACGTGCTCGGGACAATACCTCGAGGACTTCCTCTC GAGCCGAACGTCGTCGTGCCTGGCGTCACGTACCAGCCAACCAGTGGCCGAGTTGGACGGAGAACCCCTGCCCGGCCAGCTTTTCCCGGCGGACGCCCAGTGCAAGCTGGCTCTGGGAACGGACTACAGTGCGTACACTTCGTCCAGGAGCCCCTTCAAT AACGTATGCCGTGAACTGTGGTGCCTGGAAGGATCCTGGGCCAGCCCCGCTCACCCGGCCCTGGACGGCACCATATGCGCTAAGGGCAAG CATTGCCGCGAGGGGTCGTGCGTGGTGCGTCCGGCGGGCCAGGAAGGCGGCAGACCCTGCGGCCTCGACAAAGAGGGCACCCCGGAGCACCGTGGTCACCACGACGACGGACTAACCCCACGACGCGGCGCTCCGTGGTCAACGTCGTATTTCCCGACATTACCAGAATCTGGAACAACTGGTTCCGTCGCGGGTTTCCCAGTTGGTTCTAAAAGCTAA